The Veillonellaceae bacterium genome includes a window with the following:
- the nrdR gene encoding transcriptional repressor NrdR → MRCPFCGWMESKVSDSRSAEEGSTIRRRRECVSCNRRFTTYEVVEQVPLMVVKKDGRRMLFDRSKIMDGVLRACQKRPIPLSVVEEMVERVEKEIRNTMEREIPTQQIGEMVMQYLKEIDQVAYVRFASVYRQFADINNFMQELEDLMKTRTIK, encoded by the coding sequence GTGCGCTGTCCGTTTTGTGGCTGGATGGAAAGCAAGGTTAGTGATTCAAGGTCGGCAGAAGAAGGCAGTACAATCAGACGCAGGCGTGAGTGTGTAAGCTGTAACCGGCGATTTACTACATATGAAGTTGTTGAACAGGTTCCGCTGATGGTAGTAAAAAAGGATGGGCGCAGGATGTTATTTGATCGTAGTAAAATTATGGATGGCGTATTGAGAGCCTGTCAAAAGCGGCCTATACCTTTATCGGTTGTCGAAGAAATGGTTGAAAGAGTTGAGAAAGAAATTAGAAATACCATGGAACGTGAAATTCCTACCCAACAGATTGGCGAAATGGTAATGCAGTATCTCAAAGAGATCGATCAAGTAGCTTATGTTAGGTTTGCGTCTGTTTATCGTCAATTTGCAGATATTAATAACTTTATGCAGGAACTAGAAGATTTAATGAAAACGCGAACTATTAAATAA